The Alphaproteobacteria bacterium genome contains a region encoding:
- the lspA gene encoding signal peptidase II, which produces MVVALIVCAIDQAVKLWLLNVFDLANRGIVHITPFLDFVLTWNTGISYGLLPQESDVGRYVLLGLKAGAVLVLWAWLARAEFRLTALALGLIIGGAVGNAIDSVAYGAVVDFVLFHITTKSFNFVWYVFNLADAAIVAGVIGLLYEYGLGGAPQKRPDPP; this is translated from the coding sequence GTGGTCGTGGCGCTCATCGTCTGCGCGATCGACCAGGCGGTAAAGCTCTGGCTGCTCAATGTGTTCGATCTCGCCAACCGCGGCATCGTGCACATCACGCCGTTTCTCGATTTTGTCCTGACCTGGAACACCGGCATCAGCTACGGCCTGCTTCCGCAGGAAAGCGACGTTGGCCGCTACGTGCTCCTGGGCCTCAAGGCCGGGGCGGTTCTCGTCTTGTGGGCCTGGCTCGCACGGGCGGAATTCAGGCTGACCGCGCTCGCGCTGGGCCTGATCATCGGCGGGGCCGTCGGAAATGCGATCGACAGCGTCGCCTACGGGGCGGTGGTCGATTTCGTCCTGTTTCACATCACGACCAAATCGTTCAATTTCGTCTGGTATGTCTTCAACCTGGCGGATGCCGCCATCGTTGCCGGGGTGATCGGACTCTTGTATGAATACGGTCTGGGCGGAGCGCCGCAAAAGCGCCCTGATCCCCCGTGA
- a CDS encoding pitrilysin family protein, producing MPAAAHAGSAVAAPTVQQFTLDNGLLVVVVPDHRTPVVTHMLWYRIGAADDPFGKSGIAHFLEHLMFKGTAKNPGGRFSQQIAAVGGQENAFTSYDYTGYFQRVSRENLGAMMAFEADRMTGLVLGEDVIASERDVILEERNQRIDNDPSARLSEQVQAAQYLNHPYHRPSIGWRHEMETLNREDALAFYRRYYQPDNAILIVAGDVTVDEVKALAEKTYGKLEKRTPLPARVRPQEPPQIAERRLTFADLRVTQPSLQRSYLVPSLTSAKDKEADALEMLSYVLGGGANSRLYRAVVVEKRLATTAGSWYQGTSLDATRFGIYGTPAAGVPLEKLEAAIDAEIERLLDSGPAADELERAKSHMIAEFIYAQDNQSQLARLYGAALATGSTVRAVLERPERLRAVTPEEVRDAARRYLDKRRSVTGYLVKDAAAPREEKKS from the coding sequence ATGCCTGCGGCCGCTCATGCCGGTTCCGCGGTGGCGGCGCCCACGGTCCAGCAGTTCACCCTCGACAATGGCTTGCTCGTCGTGGTCGTGCCCGACCATCGCACGCCGGTCGTCACCCACATGCTGTGGTACCGGATCGGCGCGGCCGACGATCCGTTCGGGAAATCCGGAATCGCACACTTCCTCGAACACCTGATGTTCAAGGGCACGGCGAAGAATCCGGGTGGACGGTTCTCGCAGCAGATCGCCGCCGTCGGCGGCCAGGAAAACGCATTCACGAGCTACGATTACACCGGCTACTTCCAGCGCGTTTCGCGTGAGAACCTCGGCGCCATGATGGCGTTCGAGGCCGATCGCATGACCGGCCTCGTGCTCGGGGAAGACGTGATCGCCTCGGAGCGCGACGTCATCCTGGAGGAACGCAACCAGCGCATCGACAACGATCCGTCTGCGCGGCTGTCGGAGCAGGTGCAGGCCGCGCAATACCTCAATCATCCCTATCACCGGCCGAGCATCGGCTGGCGTCACGAGATGGAAACGCTCAACCGGGAGGACGCGCTTGCCTTCTACCGGCGCTACTACCAGCCGGACAACGCGATCCTGATCGTCGCCGGCGACGTGACCGTCGACGAGGTCAAGGCGCTGGCCGAGAAGACCTACGGCAAGCTCGAGAAGCGCACGCCGCTCCCGGCGCGTGTCCGGCCGCAGGAGCCGCCGCAGATCGCCGAGCGGCGCCTGACCTTCGCGGATCTGCGCGTCACGCAGCCGAGCCTGCAGCGCAGCTATCTGGTGCCCTCGCTCACCAGCGCGAAGGACAAGGAGGCCGATGCTCTCGAAATGCTCTCCTATGTGCTCGGCGGCGGGGCGAACAGCCGTCTCTACCGCGCGGTGGTGGTCGAGAAGCGCCTCGCGACCACCGCGGGCTCCTGGTATCAGGGGACATCGCTCGATGCGACGCGCTTCGGGATCTACGGCACGCCCGCGGCCGGCGTCCCGCTCGAGAAGCTCGAAGCCGCGATCGATGCCGAGATTGAGCGATTGCTCGACAGCGGGCCGGCGGCGGACGAACTCGAGCGAGCCAAGAGCCACATGATCGCGGAGTTCATTTACGCGCAGGACAACCAAAGCCAGCTCGCGCGTCTCTACGGCGCGGCGCTCGCGACCGGGTCGACGGTGCGTGCCGTGCTGGAGCGGCCCGAGCGGCTGCGCGCCGTGACCCCCGAAGAGGTGCGCGACGCGGCGCGGCGCTATCTCGACAAGCGCCGCTCCGTCACCGGATATCTCGTCAAGGACGCGGCGGCGCCGCGCGAGGAGAAGAAGTCTTGA
- a CDS encoding pitrilysin family protein, producing MNRIVALALGFAISLAAGSADAASKIQAITSPGGIKAWLVSEPSVPIVALDYSFKGGGNADPAGKPAVAAMLAALLDEGAGEFDARAFQERMEEKAIQLGFSANRDQFRGSMHTLAANLDEAVNLLRLALTAPRFDEEPVARIRDQLQAQLVRNSTNPNDIASRRWWATAFPGHPYGEPGTGTAESLAAITVDDLKEYVRNVFARDTLIIGIVGDLDAEKAGNVIDRVFGSLPEKAKLDPVPPATMHGLGERVVVNLDVPQTVINFGAPGLARNDPDFFAAYIVNHIYGAGSMSSRLYHEVREKRGLAYGIRTSLLWLDHADILSGGTATRGDRAAETLSLIDAETKRMAAEGPTQEELDKAKAYLKGSYAIAFDTSSKIAGQLVQIQLDKLGIDYPEKRNAMIDAVTLVDAKRVAKRLLDTKTLTLVVGRAQGLIKSN from the coding sequence TTGAACAGGATTGTCGCGCTCGCGCTCGGCTTCGCAATCAGCCTCGCGGCGGGCAGCGCCGATGCCGCCAGCAAGATCCAGGCAATTACATCGCCGGGCGGCATCAAGGCCTGGCTGGTGAGCGAGCCTTCGGTGCCGATCGTGGCACTCGACTACTCATTCAAGGGCGGCGGCAACGCGGATCCGGCCGGCAAGCCGGCGGTTGCCGCCATGCTCGCCGCCTTGCTCGATGAGGGCGCCGGCGAATTCGATGCACGCGCCTTTCAGGAGCGGATGGAGGAGAAGGCGATCCAGCTCGGCTTCTCGGCCAATCGCGATCAGTTCCGCGGATCGATGCACACGCTCGCAGCCAACCTCGACGAGGCCGTGAACCTGCTGCGCCTTGCGCTCACCGCGCCGCGTTTCGACGAAGAGCCGGTGGCGCGCATCCGCGACCAGTTGCAGGCGCAACTCGTGCGCAACAGCACCAATCCAAACGACATCGCGAGCCGCCGCTGGTGGGCGACGGCGTTCCCGGGACATCCCTATGGCGAGCCGGGCACCGGGACGGCGGAATCGCTTGCCGCCATCACGGTGGATGATCTGAAGGAGTACGTCCGCAACGTCTTCGCGCGCGACACGCTGATCATCGGCATCGTCGGCGATCTCGACGCCGAGAAGGCCGGGAATGTCATCGACCGCGTCTTTGGCAGCCTGCCCGAGAAGGCGAAGCTCGATCCCGTCCCGCCAGCGACCATGCACGGGCTCGGCGAGCGCGTCGTCGTTAACCTCGACGTTCCGCAGACCGTCATCAACTTCGGCGCGCCGGGCCTTGCACGCAACGATCCGGATTTCTTCGCGGCTTACATCGTCAATCACATCTATGGCGCCGGCTCGATGAGCTCGCGGCTCTACCATGAGGTGCGCGAGAAGCGCGGGCTCGCCTATGGCATCCGCACCAGTCTGCTCTGGCTGGACCATGCCGACATTCTCAGCGGCGGCACCGCGACGCGTGGAGACCGCGCCGCCGAAACCCTGTCGCTGATCGATGCGGAAACGAAGCGGATGGCCGCCGAAGGCCCGACCCAGGAAGAGCTGGACAAGGCCAAGGCCTACCTCAAGGGCTCGTACGCGATCGCCTTCGACACATCGAGCAAGATCGCGGGCCAGCTTGTGCAGATTCAACTCGACAAGCTCGGCATCGATTATCCCGAGAAGCGCAACGCGATGATCGACGCCGTGACGCTCGTGGACGCCAAGCGCGTCGCCAAGCGGCTGCTCGACACCAAAACGCTCACCCTTGTGGTCGGACGCGCGCAGGGTCTCATCAAGTCGAATTAG
- a CDS encoding glucose-6-phosphate isomerase, which produces MLFTQNIESARAETIGAHGVPKAALDETLRRCEDALTWLRKQHVDASLPLLRLPAKTDDLDDIDRAAARLRAGATDVVVLGTGGSSLGGQTVGQLADIGVRGAEAFRSGPRMHFADNLDPGTYDGLLTKLPLASTRFIAISKSGGTGETLMQTAAALSAVKQAGLDARIAELFFGISEAAKPGLRDLLGTSVGMLEHDPNIGGRYSVLSNVGLLPAAVLGLDIKSVRAGAAMALAPVLDKRPAADVPAALGAALNIAASAGGKNISVLMAYADRLERFSRWFTQLWAESLGKDGKGTTPIGALGPVDQHSQLQLFIAGPRDKLFTVVTVDTKGQGPCIDAGLARIAGEPELGGKTIGDLVAAQGRATAETLARNGCPVRTMHLPRLNEESLGALMMHFMLETIIAARLIGVDAFDQPAVEEGKVLAKQYLAQG; this is translated from the coding sequence ATGCTTTTCACGCAAAACATCGAGAGTGCTCGCGCTGAGACGATTGGCGCGCATGGCGTGCCGAAAGCCGCGCTCGACGAAACGCTGCGGCGCTGCGAGGACGCGCTCACCTGGCTGCGCAAACAGCACGTGGACGCAAGTTTGCCGCTGCTGCGCCTTCCGGCGAAGACGGACGATCTCGACGACATCGACAGGGCCGCCGCACGGCTGCGCGCGGGCGCAACCGATGTGGTGGTGCTTGGCACCGGCGGGTCGAGTCTCGGTGGGCAGACGGTGGGGCAGCTCGCCGACATTGGGGTACGCGGCGCGGAAGCGTTCCGCTCGGGTCCGCGGATGCATTTCGCCGACAACCTCGATCCCGGAACGTACGACGGGCTGCTGACGAAATTGCCGCTTGCGAGCACGCGCTTCATCGCGATCTCGAAATCGGGCGGCACCGGCGAGACGTTGATGCAGACCGCAGCCGCCTTGTCGGCGGTGAAACAGGCGGGATTGGACGCACGCATCGCCGAATTGTTCTTCGGCATCAGCGAAGCCGCAAAGCCCGGCCTGCGCGATCTGCTTGGAACCTCGGTCGGCATGCTGGAGCACGACCCGAATATCGGCGGACGCTATTCGGTGTTGAGCAACGTCGGCTTGCTGCCGGCCGCGGTCCTCGGGCTCGACATCAAGAGCGTGCGTGCCGGCGCCGCAATGGCGCTCGCGCCCGTGCTCGACAAGCGCCCCGCGGCGGATGTACCGGCTGCGCTCGGCGCCGCGCTCAACATTGCGGCTTCCGCGGGCGGAAAAAATATCTCCGTGCTGATGGCTTACGCGGACCGGCTCGAGCGCTTCTCGCGCTGGTTCACCCAGCTTTGGGCCGAGAGTCTCGGCAAGGACGGTAAAGGCACCACGCCCATCGGCGCGCTCGGGCCGGTCGACCAGCATTCGCAGTTGCAGCTCTTCATCGCAGGCCCGCGCGACAAGCTGTTCACGGTGGTCACCGTGGACACCAAAGGGCAGGGCCCCTGTATCGATGCAGGCCTTGCCAGGATTGCCGGTGAGCCCGAGCTCGGCGGCAAGACGATCGGCGATCTGGTCGCCGCGCAGGGCCGCGCCACCGCCGAAACGCTCGCCAGGAACGGCTGCCCGGTGCGCACGATGCATCTGCCGCGGCTCAACGAGGAAAGCCTCGGGGCGCTGATGATGCATTTCATGCTGGAGACGATCATCGCAGCGCGCCTGATCGGGGTCGATGCGTTCGACCAGCCCGCGGTCGAAGAGGGCAAGGTGCTGGCGAAGCAGTATCTGGCGCAGGGGTAG
- the arfB gene encoding alternative ribosome rescue aminoacyl-tRNA hydrolase ArfB: protein MIRITDDISIDDSEIEENFVRSSGPGGQNVNKLSTAVQLRFDVRRSPSLPNDVAVRLMRLAGKRLTKDGVLVIVAQNHRTQERNRAEALERLVALVQEAAVRPEKRIPTKPTKASREKRLEGKKLRSGIKGMRQRRPSSDAY from the coding sequence ATGATCCGCATCACCGACGATATCTCCATCGACGACAGCGAGATCGAGGAAAACTTCGTGCGCTCGTCGGGGCCGGGCGGGCAGAACGTCAACAAGCTCTCGACCGCCGTGCAGCTTCGCTTCGACGTGCGCCGCTCGCCGTCGCTGCCGAACGACGTGGCGGTGCGGCTGATGCGGCTGGCCGGCAAGCGCCTCACCAAGGACGGCGTGCTGGTGATCGTGGCACAAAACCACCGCACGCAGGAGCGAAACCGGGCGGAGGCGTTGGAGCGGCTGGTCGCGCTGGTTCAGGAGGCGGCGGTACGGCCCGAGAAGCGCATCCCGACCAAGCCTACCAAGGCCTCGCGTGAGAAACGGCTGGAGGGCAAGAAGCTGCGCTCCGGCATCAAGGGGATGCGGCAGCGAAGGCCATCCTCAGACGCTTATTGA
- the mutL gene encoding DNA mismatch repair endonuclease MutL, with protein sequence MPIRQLPETTVNRIAAGEVVERPASAVKELVENALDAGATRIEVVTDGGGRRLIRVTDDGSGMTREDLALAVERHATSKLPEDDLLAIATLGFRGEALPSIGAVARLAITARHASEPHGWAIEVDAGQKSDVRPAALKEGTRVEVRDLFYATPARLKFLKTDRTEAEAIRDVVRRLAMSRPDVAFTLAGEERAPVTWGAALPGPAGRLARLGDVLGADFRQNALAVHGGREGLIVEGWAALPTYTKGNALAQYLFVNGRPVRDRLMLGAVRAAYSDYLPRDRHPVVALFITVEPREVDVNVHPAKTEVRFRDAGLVRASIVRALQEALARDAQRAATTGGAATIAAFRPNLSTRRGWDWRASPAFPVEGATALVGFAEAAQAAFDTGAPAAQPVAADATPDLIDRPLGAARAQLHETYIVAQTRDGIVIVDQHAAHERIVYEHMKAALARDGVARQILLIPEIVELDEADVERLTARAGELARFGLALEAFGPGAVAVSETPALLGEADAQALVRDLAEHMAEWDEALPLERRLMHVAATMACHGSVRAGRRLKADEMNALLREMEATPNSGQCNHGRPTYVELKLGDIERLFGRK encoded by the coding sequence ATGCCTATCCGTCAGCTCCCCGAAACGACCGTGAACCGCATCGCCGCCGGCGAGGTGGTCGAGCGTCCGGCGAGCGCCGTAAAGGAATTGGTCGAGAACGCCCTCGATGCGGGAGCGACGCGCATCGAGGTCGTCACCGACGGCGGGGGACGGCGGCTGATCCGCGTGACCGACGATGGGTCCGGCATGACGCGCGAAGACCTTGCGCTGGCGGTCGAGCGCCATGCGACCTCAAAGCTGCCCGAAGACGATCTGCTCGCGATTGCGACGCTCGGCTTCCGCGGCGAGGCGTTGCCGTCGATCGGCGCCGTCGCGCGCCTTGCGATCACGGCGCGGCACGCGAGCGAGCCGCATGGATGGGCGATCGAGGTCGATGCTGGACAGAAGTCCGATGTGCGGCCCGCGGCCCTGAAGGAGGGAACACGCGTCGAGGTGCGCGATCTGTTCTACGCGACGCCCGCGCGGCTCAAGTTTCTCAAGACCGACCGCACCGAGGCCGAAGCGATCCGCGACGTGGTGCGGCGCCTCGCGATGAGCCGGCCCGATGTCGCCTTTACGCTGGCGGGCGAGGAGAGGGCGCCGGTCACCTGGGGCGCCGCGCTGCCGGGGCCTGCCGGGCGGCTGGCTCGGCTCGGCGATGTGCTCGGCGCGGACTTCCGCCAGAACGCCCTCGCGGTGCACGGCGGCCGCGAGGGTCTCATCGTCGAGGGTTGGGCGGCGCTCCCGACCTACACCAAGGGTAACGCGCTCGCGCAATATCTCTTCGTCAATGGCCGACCGGTGCGCGACCGGCTGATGCTCGGCGCGGTGCGGGCGGCCTATTCGGATTACCTGCCGCGCGATCGTCATCCCGTCGTGGCGCTGTTCATCACAGTTGAGCCGCGCGAGGTCGACGTGAACGTGCACCCGGCCAAGACCGAGGTGCGCTTTCGCGACGCGGGGCTGGTGCGCGCCTCGATCGTGCGCGCGCTGCAGGAAGCGCTGGCGCGCGACGCGCAGCGCGCGGCAACGACTGGCGGCGCGGCAACAATCGCGGCGTTCCGGCCGAACCTCAGCACCCGCCGCGGCTGGGACTGGCGCGCCTCTCCGGCGTTCCCGGTCGAGGGTGCAACCGCGTTGGTTGGCTTTGCCGAGGCTGCGCAGGCCGCATTCGACACCGGCGCGCCGGCAGCGCAACCGGTCGCCGCCGACGCCACGCCCGACCTCATCGACCGCCCCCTCGGCGCGGCGCGGGCGCAACTGCACGAGACCTACATCGTGGCGCAGACGCGCGACGGCATCGTGATCGTTGACCAGCACGCCGCGCACGAGCGCATCGTCTACGAGCACATGAAGGCGGCGCTCGCGCGCGACGGTGTCGCGCGGCAGATCCTGCTGATCCCCGAGATCGTCGAGCTCGATGAGGCCGATGTGGAACGGCTGACCGCGCGCGCGGGCGAGCTTGCGCGCTTCGGGCTCGCGCTGGAGGCTTTCGGGCCCGGCGCGGTCGCGGTGTCCGAAACGCCGGCGCTGCTCGGCGAGGCCGATGCGCAGGCGCTGGTGCGGGACTTGGCCGAGCACATGGCCGAATGGGACGAGGCGCTGCCGCTCGAACGCCGGTTGATGCACGTTGCCGCCACCATGGCGTGCCACGGCTCGGTGCGCGCGGGGCGCCGCCTCAAGGCCGACGAGATGAACGCGCTGTTGCGCGAGATGGAGGCGACACCGAACTCCGGGCAATGCAACCACGGCCGGCCGACCTATGTGGAACTGAAGCTGGGCGATATCGAGAGGTTGTTCGGCAGGAAATAA
- the rsmD gene encoding 16S rRNA (guanine(966)-N(2))-methyltransferase RsmD produces MRIVGGRLRGRPLAAPKSQAIRPTADRLRESLFNILTHAYGDPVAGARVLDLFAGTGALGLEAVSRGAAFALFIDDGAEARALLRQNVEALGLAAVTRIFRRDATKLGPAHPLEPFSLTFLDPPYGKGLAEPALASMREGGWLTRNAVVVVEESAEAAFKPPEGYEELERRRYDDTEFTVLRHAPRKRGTQ; encoded by the coding sequence ATGAGGATCGTCGGCGGCCGGCTGCGCGGGCGACCGCTCGCGGCGCCGAAATCTCAAGCCATTCGCCCGACCGCGGACCGGCTGCGCGAGTCGCTGTTCAACATCCTCACACACGCGTACGGCGATCCGGTCGCCGGCGCGCGCGTGCTCGATCTTTTCGCCGGCACCGGCGCGCTCGGGCTCGAAGCGGTGTCGCGCGGGGCTGCTTTCGCGCTGTTCATCGATGACGGCGCCGAGGCACGCGCGCTGTTACGGCAGAACGTCGAGGCGCTCGGACTTGCGGCGGTCACCAGGATCTTCCGCCGCGATGCGACCAAGCTCGGGCCTGCGCATCCGCTCGAGCCGTTCTCGCTCACCTTCCTCGATCCGCCCTATGGCAAGGGGCTGGCGGAACCCGCGCTCGCCTCGATGCGCGAGGGTGGGTGGTTGACGCGGAATGCGGTGGTGGTGGTCGAGGAGAGCGCCGAAGCAGCCTTCAAGCCGCCGGAAGGCTATGAAGAGCTGGAGCGTCGCCGCTACGACGACACGGAGTTCACGGTCCTTCGTCATGCCCCGCGAAAGCGGGGCACCCAGTAA
- a CDS encoding pseudouridine synthase, producing the protein MAQNQHEGERIAKVMARAGLCSRREAEAWIAAGRVAVNGEKIASPALNVRPSDKVIVDGKPLPGAERTRLFLYHKPRGLVTTSSDPQGRPTIFGALPKDLPRLISIGRLDLATEGLLLLTNDGGLARALELPSTAWLRRYRVRAYGTVAQDQLDALRDGVTVDGINYGPIEATLDREQASNVWITFAIREGKNREVRNVLRHLGLHVARLIRVSFGPFQLKELGAGEIEEVPTRVLRDQLGEKLARAAGADFSAPIVPRKQEPPAERKPEPRERPAPLPSRAKRDGGEGGAPKKEKLSDAKRKFHRPRRGENARPSFDERDAPRGRRPQRRRPHK; encoded by the coding sequence ATGGCGCAGAATCAGCACGAAGGCGAGCGCATCGCCAAGGTCATGGCCCGCGCTGGGCTCTGCTCGCGGCGCGAAGCGGAGGCCTGGATCGCGGCCGGGCGTGTCGCCGTCAATGGCGAGAAGATCGCCTCACCGGCGCTCAATGTGCGGCCAAGCGACAAGGTCATCGTGGACGGCAAGCCGCTGCCCGGCGCGGAACGCACGCGGCTCTTCCTCTATCACAAGCCGCGCGGGCTGGTGACGACGAGCTCCGACCCGCAGGGCCGGCCGACCATCTTCGGCGCGCTGCCGAAGGATTTGCCGCGACTCATCAGCATCGGGCGGCTCGATCTCGCCACCGAGGGCCTACTGCTGCTCACCAACGACGGCGGGCTGGCGCGCGCACTGGAACTGCCGAGCACGGCGTGGCTGCGCCGCTATCGCGTGCGCGCCTACGGCACAGTCGCGCAGGATCAGCTCGATGCGCTGCGCGACGGCGTCACCGTCGACGGCATCAACTACGGGCCGATCGAGGCGACGCTCGACCGCGAGCAGGCTTCCAACGTGTGGATCACCTTCGCGATCCGCGAGGGCAAGAACCGCGAGGTGCGCAACGTGCTGCGTCATCTCGGTTTGCATGTGGCACGGCTGATCCGCGTCTCGTTCGGGCCATTCCAGCTGAAGGAGCTTGGCGCGGGCGAGATCGAGGAGGTGCCGACGCGCGTTCTGCGCGATCAGCTCGGCGAGAAACTCGCGCGCGCGGCCGGCGCGGATTTCTCCGCCCCGATCGTGCCACGGAAGCAAGAGCCACCTGCCGAGCGGAAACCTGAGCCCCGCGAACGGCCTGCTCCCCTCCCCTCGCGAGCGAAGCGAGACGGCGGGGAGGGGGGCGCTCCAAAGAAGGAGAAGCTTTCCGACGCCAAACGAAAATTCCACCGTCCTCGCCGCGGCGAGAACGCGCGGCCCTCGTTCGACGAGCGCGACGCACCGCGCGGCCGCCGTCCGCAACGCCGCCGGCCTCATAAATGA
- a CDS encoding nucleoside deaminase codes for MDDALGEARAAQAADEVPVGAVIVREGAIVARAGNRTLRDRDPTAHCEMLAIRQAAAALGSERLTDCDLYVTLEPCAMCAAAISFARIRRLYYGAPDPKGGAVENGVRFFGSPTCHHRPEVYGGIGESDAAVLLKDFFRKRR; via the coding sequence ATGGATGACGCGCTTGGAGAGGCGCGCGCCGCGCAAGCGGCCGACGAGGTCCCGGTCGGCGCCGTGATCGTGCGCGAGGGCGCCATCGTGGCGCGCGCCGGCAACCGCACGCTGCGCGATCGCGATCCGACCGCGCATTGCGAGATGCTGGCGATTCGGCAGGCGGCAGCCGCGCTCGGCTCGGAGCGGCTCACCGATTGCGATCTCTACGTGACGCTCGAGCCTTGCGCGATGTGTGCGGCCGCGATCTCGTTTGCGCGCATCCGGCGGCTCTATTACGGCGCCCCCGACCCTAAGGGGGGCGCGGTGGAGAACGGCGTGCGATTCTTCGGTTCGCCGACCTGCCACCACCGGCCGGAAGTGTACGGCGGCATCGGGGAGAGCGACGCCGCCGTACTACTGAAGGACTTCTTTAGAAAGCGGCGGTGA
- a CDS encoding response regulator has product MLKRNIAVVDDSEIMRDAMVHLLCSAGFGVESYTCGEEFLAAADISQADCLVVDIELGDTLGTEMVRDLWMRGYSFPVIFMTGSPNDFFRRQAQSLGCAAFLAKPFPAEELLAAIDQAVAPQAYRKCG; this is encoded by the coding sequence ATGCTGAAACGCAATATCGCCGTTGTCGACGACAGTGAAATCATGCGCGACGCCATGGTCCACCTGCTTTGCTCGGCCGGATTTGGCGTGGAGTCGTACACCTGCGGCGAGGAATTCCTCGCGGCCGCCGATATCAGTCAGGCGGACTGCCTCGTGGTCGATATCGAGCTTGGCGACACTCTGGGCACCGAAATGGTTCGCGATCTTTGGATGCGCGGGTATTCCTTTCCGGTCATCTTCATGACCGGATCGCCAAATGACTTCTTCCGGCGGCAGGCCCAGTCGCTCGGCTGCGCGGCGTTCCTGGCGAAGCCCTTCCCCGCCGAAGAGCTCCTGGCTGCGATCGATCAAGCAGTCGCGCCGCAAGCCTATCGGAAGTGCGGCTGA
- a CDS encoding AraC family transcriptional regulator ligand-binding domain-containing protein, with product MRRKAPPPARRAERLPSAHGQMSRQAYARLKGKAIAVEPLVRQAGLTRQQLDDPHASIAVRDQIKFLNLAAAALQDDLLGFHLAQMPDLRAIGLLYYLLASSETLLDGLQRVARYSTIVNEGVIQTCTHGTELSMSFRYHGVSRHLDRHQLECWTAGLMRICRELTGLRLAPSRVRMIHQRGEDQAAELSTFFGKAIEFGAPVDDVAFPHRFAEARILSADPYLNKLLLAYCEDALSHRRRAGTFRASVENAIAPLLPHGKANVEAVARQLGLSPRTLARRLSEEGTSFSDVLEGLRNDLAARYLGEKDFGIAQIAWLLGYEETSAFSRAFKRWTGKTPRDMRVPRKPLRKGARGAASSAPP from the coding sequence ATGCGACGCAAAGCGCCTCCACCCGCCCGCCGCGCCGAGCGGCTGCCGAGCGCGCACGGGCAGATGAGCCGGCAGGCCTACGCGCGCCTGAAAGGCAAAGCGATTGCCGTTGAGCCGCTCGTCAGACAAGCAGGCCTGACCCGGCAGCAGCTCGACGACCCGCACGCGTCCATCGCGGTGCGCGATCAGATCAAGTTCTTGAATCTCGCGGCGGCGGCGCTGCAGGACGATCTGCTTGGATTCCATCTGGCGCAGATGCCCGATCTTCGCGCCATCGGGCTCTTGTACTATCTGCTGGCCTCGTCCGAGACGCTGCTCGACGGTCTGCAACGCGTTGCGCGCTACAGCACGATCGTCAACGAAGGGGTCATCCAGACCTGCACGCACGGAACCGAGCTTTCAATGTCGTTCCGCTATCACGGCGTCAGCCGCCATCTCGACCGGCATCAGCTGGAGTGCTGGACGGCCGGCCTGATGCGGATCTGCCGCGAGCTCACGGGGCTGAGGCTCGCTCCGTCGCGCGTGCGGATGATCCACCAGCGCGGCGAAGATCAAGCCGCCGAGCTGTCGACCTTCTTCGGCAAGGCGATCGAGTTCGGCGCGCCGGTTGACGATGTCGCGTTTCCGCACCGCTTCGCGGAGGCGCGGATCCTCAGCGCGGACCCCTATCTGAACAAGCTGCTGCTCGCTTACTGCGAGGATGCGCTGTCGCATCGCCGGCGTGCCGGCACATTCCGGGCCAGCGTCGAAAACGCGATCGCCCCGTTGCTCCCGCACGGCAAGGCGAATGTCGAAGCGGTGGCGCGGCAACTTGGGCTCAGCCCGCGCACGCTTGCGCGCCGGCTGAGCGAAGAGGGCACGAGCTTTTCCGATGTGTTGGAGGGGCTGCGCAACGATCTCGCGGCGCGCTACCTCGGCGAAAAGGACTTCGGCATCGCGCAGATCGCCTGGCTGCTCGGCTACGAGGAAACCAGCGCCTTCTCGCGTGCCTTCAAGCGCTGGACCGGGAAGACGCCGCGCGATATGCGCGTGCCCCGCAAGCCCCTCAGGAAAGGAGCGCGGGGAGCCGCGTCTTCAGCTCCGCCTTGA